The following DNA comes from Gadus chalcogrammus isolate NIFS_2021 chromosome 12, NIFS_Gcha_1.0, whole genome shotgun sequence.
GCCAGCGGTACTTTGTGAGTCAAAACGCACTtctgcaaaaaaagaaaaaatgacacatgcccacaaacacatacacactcgcgagcgcacacacacacacacatttgtgagCGCGCACATGCATGCCCGCGgatgcacacactaacacggaCACAAACTTTTGAACGCCACAAATGGGAAGAAGCTTTTATcacttataaataataaataaatatgtttcgATCCATATCGGCTCTGTTAACCTCAGTCTAAGTAGCTCCTGAATCCTAGAGAGCACCTGCCATGTTGTTAACCGTACTGGATAAAAGTCAAAGGAGGCTTACTGGTTTGTTTGGTCTCCCCAGTCCCCCTCCCTGCTGACTCAGGAGTCCCAGTTCCTGTTGTCGGGAGGCTGTGAGAACGGCTTCTCCAACGCCTCCAGCATGGGCCTGTCCCACAGACCCCAAGACTTCAAGCCCCTAGGCCCCAGGCCCACCTCCGCCGGCCCCGCcggcccccacccacacaccacctTCATGGCCCCCCAaccaggtgagacccccccccccaagcctctATGACATAACTGctaatgcataaaaaaaaaatgaatggccGAATAATACAACTTTACATTTTTGGAAACTAAGATTTGGGGCATTTGAAACGTGAGGTCAATGAGAAATAGAGAAATAGATATCTGCATCAACTGATAAGCAAGCTGTTAACTCACAggatctatgtgtgtctgtgtgtgtgtttgtgtgtgtgtgtgtgtgtgtgtgtgtgtgtgtgtgtgtgtgtgtgtgtgtgtgtgtgtgtgtgtgtgtgtgtgtgtgtgtgtgtgtctgtgtctgtgtgtgtgtctgtgtgtgtttgttgggcaTTTTGGGCATGGGGTTTTGTGAAACCTACTCAGCAATCAGTTCTGTGGTTTTTGCACAGAACTGTATAGCACCTGCTACTGCGCCTCTCCTCACTAGAACTATAAGTAGACGTGTGGTGTGGCCTGAAGCTGTGGTCAATTGACTCTTAGCAGCCATAGATAAGAAACAGCGTGGTCTTCTCCATGGATTCTTTATTGGTCTTCAATCCCAGGCGCATTTGTTCAGCTCTTCAAATCATTTGATCATCTACTACATTAAATGAATATTATTGTAACTACAATACTAATATTAAACTAACGAACGAAACGCCAGATGTCCAACAGAGATGAGATCTGACGGTCAGCCCAAAAGGAGAAGTCGTGTTTCGCtgcagatggagggagagacgggagggcggtgtgtgtgtgtgtgtgtgtgtggtgtgattgtgtgtgtgtgtgtgtgtgtgtgtgagtgagtgtgtgtgtgtgcatgtgcagaaAGAGAAGGGAAACAAACGTCCTGGTAACCACAGGCTCGTCTCTCACTtcctgcctccctcctctcatcttTAGGTGGGGGCTACTCCCATGTGTTCTCCCATGGCAACCTGCAGGCCAGGCCCCGGGAGGCCAAGAGCCCCCCCGTCCAGGTGCACCTGGGAGAGGGTGCCCGCGGtgacggcggcggtggcggcctGGGGCACATGGGCGGGGCTCGAACAAACCTCAGCTCGTCGGTGAGACCCTCGCTCCTTTCAGTGGTGCGGCGACAgctggcaaaaaaaaacaacaacgcctAAGGACTTCTGCGTCTGAAGACCGACGGGACTATTTATACCGTTTGGTCGATGCTCATATCCAAAGAGAATCTGGATGGAGTTCTTTCAGATACATAATTTCATATGTCATTAAGGAACATTAAGGGCCTTTGGGTTTGTTGTACTCAAGGATAGCCTAGGGAAGTAGGCTGCAGACACCAGGGGAATCGAACCAAGGACCTCTTTGGAGAGTCTGGGAGTCCAACACACACGCCACTATCTATACTATATCGGGCCCAAGGATAGTGCTCATGGTGCTTACAAAATACATACCTTCGATAAACTGTACATACCTAACCATAGCCACATCATATATTATGTCCCTTCTACCAGGGCGAAATGCAGCTCTTCTACACACCCCTCCTCGCTGACCGGGTTCCTATTCCTTCTCCTCGTCCGTCTGCACATCCCGCCGTGTTTACTTAGCATTTGCAGCTTAGGCGCAGCTCTCGTTGTGCCCGACTGCCATCATACCATTTGCACAGCTCTATCATAAATAACTCCCATGGATTCTACCTCAACCAATATATTTTGTGCTGCCGTTATTGTATTCTTAGTGTTGTGCTTTATTATATACTCCCCGCTTCACATTTCTTTCATCAATATaaattgttgctgttgttgttgttcttcttctccAATTTTCTTTCAGAGAGGCTTTTTGTACCAGGGCTTGCATGCCGGCAACTCCATGGTGTCCATGGGCAAGGCAGGGCTGCTGAGCCACAGCCTGGGTGCGTACGGCCTCCCCTCCCCCGGACACTCCGCCATGCAGACCGGTACGTCCGCCCACGTGCCCCCTTCAGCGCAAGAGTCTGTTCAAAACGTCAAAGCGGCCGGTGTTACAACACGGTGTATTGTAACACTGATTTCGTCTGAAGAAGCGAGTGCTTTTGCTCGCGGCGTGTGCTGATCTTCTGCCTGTGCCGTGTGCTCCCCCCCCCAGAGTACCACAGCCCCAGTGGGTTCCCCCACCCGGCGAGTATGCAGCGGGGGACCCTGCACGGCTGGCAGAGCATGCAGCAGCCCCTGCAGGAGTCCACAGGGCTTCACGTCAGCCCAGGGTAAGAGCTCGGATACCCCGGAGAAGAGGTGCAGAGAACATGCAGAGAACATGCATACAACATGCATGCAAAACATATTGATAAAATatagaaaacatgtcgaaaataCATGGAAAACATGTAGAAAATACATAGAAAACACATAGAAAGTTTAGAAACCATGTAGAAAACAGATAGAAAATACGTGGATAAAACATGTTCATTTGCATCTGCGTGCCCCTGGAgaaccctctgtctccctctgtgggTTGCATTAGGTATTGTGTGACATTATGGATTATTATCATTTCGTGATGaaggttttttttctctgaCAGTGGCCCTGTCTTGCTGGGGTGGTGGAGCCTGGCTTTAACACTGGGTGTTGGGTTTGGTGCCCACTCCCAGGGTATTGCTATGCTTTGGAAGCAAGCGACCACCAGATGGCCTGTTGAGGCATAGATTTACTAGGTGACCTACAGGGGGCGATATAAATCAGGCTGATACAGGAATCAGAGTGAATGAAGCAGAAATCAAGTGATCAAGTTCACTATTTATAGCAACGAGACGCTCACACCAGACGGTCCAGTTTTAAAGCTATCCTTTTCCTTGAATCAACATCAACTTTTATGTGTATCCTTCCCAGACTCTCGGATGGAGGGTGCTACTTCCCCTCCCAGAACTCCGTCCAGACCTCCCCCCCTATGCTCTCCCTGAACCTCAGCATCAAGTCGGAGCGCACCTCTCCGGagcacagctcctcctcccccacctccccggcCCTCCAGCACCACTTCGGGCAGCCGTCCCCCGCGGGCGGCTCCGCCTGCCACAGCCCGCCGGAGGCCTACGGGGCCGGCGACGGAAAGGAATTTCCCAGAGGTGGATACCCAGAGGTCGGCCGGCAACTGGGAGACGAGGGGAAAGAGATGCCGTTTCCCCGGCAACTAGTGACCACGGACGGCTGGCCGAGATAGCGGCGGCCGTAGGAAACAGCACCATCACATTCGGCCCAGgtctgaagcacacacacacacacacacacacacacacacacacacacacgcacatgcacatgcacatacacacacacacgtgcacgcacacacatgaacatgcaGGCACATACACAAGCGTATGCGCTTGCAGGCACACATGCGAGcccagcacacacacccccagacccccacacacgcacacacgcatgcacaggcacacgcacacacacacacacacacacacacacacacacacacacacacacacacacacacacacacacacacacacacacacacacacacgcacacacacacacacgcacagagcagTAGAGCAGGTCTCTGTTGGTTCATAAACAACTTTAAGTGCATCTCTGATTAACCCGGAGGTGGTGCATGGAagcaagtgtttttgtttggtttggctTCGGGTTTTATGAGTCAAAATtcattgtattttctttttatatacAAGTTATATTGCGAGCACCACAGGAACAGCAAAGCCAAACCCGGGGGATGTTTTGGTTTATGCGTTGCTCgatcaaataaaaacaaggaGAAAGCTTTTTATGCTGTGGCCATTCAAACACTGATTCAAAACAATAGGTGGAAAcgactgggaggtagagtggaaaCCAGAATGAGACAAATGATCAGTCGCAGGATCCTGGTCATCTATATATAGTTTGATGAGTCTCATCTATTTATAGTTTACACGCCTTAAGTTCTTTTTACTTCAAACAAACAACTATAATGATAGAAAACGTGGACATTGATTACAGTTTGTATTTGGAGAATTAAGATAAAAGTGCCTTTATTAAGCATAATCAGACCTTTTTGTTCATTGATGTGTCATCCAGatggtttttatttttaattttccccTTTCAATTAAAAGGTTGTTTGGATACAACTAAAGCATtgataatatatacatatctggTCACATGTATATTGATTTGTATATTTTGTGTTCAATTTGATACAATGAATGTATTTGACATACAAATGTTTGCCCTTTATTGATTTTGCCAAGCCCCTTGATGATATATGATCATTTTTAACTAGCTACAGCTTTAATTGTCTTTTATCTCAATATATGCTATGCTagaggtgtgtgtctttttgttttgggtgaaaaaaatatatctttcgttttttggttttatAATGAACAGATCTAAAAATATGATATCATATGATGCATTACGATATGCGCTAGTTTGGTAAATTGGAGATCTTAATTTGCCCaatgagtttgtatgtgtgtgtgagcctgtgattattattttttcagcTTGATTTTACCAAGAGAGCCTTTTGAGATGAATTCTGATTATTCTAATACAATTTAATTTACGTGCGTTGCCCACACGGGGGCGTCCTAGTTAATGTTATGCTTGCTGAAAGGAGAAAACGGGAACAGAAAATATGGCCTTGATCGTGTGTGCAGTTCTGCCTTGACAGAAGGACCCaggaaaatacatttcaaccaGATACTATCAAGAAGAACACTTTATTTGATTTCTGCATGAACAACAATGTTTAACTTGGATTCAGATAGCTGTAGAGAGCTGAAACCTCGACAAGTCAGACTTGAACCTAAAAAGGATTTGCAATCCTTGAAAAGGATTTTGAAGTGTAATTATGTTGTGCCTTCTTTAAAATAAACGCAGTTTGATTTGTACACTTGTTTTGACTGACGTTTGTGATTCAGTGGTCTACTTTACAACACATATTTTAGACTGCTAAAAGGCCTACTGTTCAGATCTGTTTGTATTTTGAACACACAGGCTACACAGGAACAAACATCAGCCACTTAAAAACCTTGGTCTCTTCAAAAAGACTGGACTTATTTCATGTCATCATATTCCGCTTTCTCACAAACTACCATTCGTCTTTGTTCACAGTGGGGTGTCTAACCGGTGGGTCATTTTGCTGAAAACGTTCCTccattttgtttggttccgtTAAATCTTGACAAACCAATGAGGATACACTTTGAAACCGGAACCAGGGCTCACACTCAGACAGGGGCCCTCAGACAGGGGCCCTCAGACAGGGGCCCCCCAGCCGTAAGTGTAGAGGAGGTCCCACAGGGGTCACGTCTGGTCTGGTCCCCTGGGGGCTAGAGGTCCAGTCTAGGAGGCCATGTCTGGGgtccacatcacacacacacacacagacacacacacgcacacacgcacgcacactctctccctctctctctctctctttcacacacacacacacactctctctctctctctctgtctctctgtctctctgtctctctctctgtctgtctgtctgtctgtctgtctgtctgtctgtctgtctgtctgtctgtctgtctgtctgtctgtctgtctgtctgtctgtctgtctgtctgtctgtctgtctgtctgtctgtctgtctgtctgtctgtctgtctgtctgtctctctctctctctctctctctctctctctctctctctctctctctctctctctctctctctctctctctctctctctctctctctctctctctctctctctctctctctctctctctctctctctctctctctctctctctctcgtccccatAGAGACTGCATGGTGGTATGTTTCCCTTGCCGGCTGCAGACCACAGAGCAGACTGGGCTGGCCTCGGCCTCCAGTGTGGGTACATGATTCATGAGATTTAATGGACGGGTCAGCACTGTCACCCTCCACTTCATTCGGCCTGACTGTCTCCCACAACCAGAGAGCCTGATCGTTAAAACAATACATTCACACATTGTTTCTGCATTGCACAAAGCTCTATGTTTTATGGGCATTTGAGGCAGGTTGGTTCACAGACAAAATACTGATTTACAGAAAGCGTTTAAGTTTCATGTCGAAAAAGGATAGTATTTTTCCATCTATAGGTATAATATTACAGATATTGTATATTGTCATTCAAAAACAAACGTCAAAAAAACCTATATGATCTGCAACAGAACCACGTATCGCTTGTCGCCGTACAAGTATTTTTAATTTCTCTGCAGATTGTTGTTAGACTTTGCCAGCAGTCTTTTGTACTAAATTGGTAGCGCATTACATTTCCTAACTTCCATTTAGCCGTAGAGATATATTCTCTATGTCTTGGGTTATGTTTGATCCTGGAAGTCAAACAATATCATTAATTTTACATAATAATAGCTATGTCAGGCAAAGACCCCCACCCTGCCCAACTGCCACATAAAACAGGACTTGAAATGAAGACAACATGCTCAGGCTTGCAAACCTCGGAAAGATGATTGTCGGATATGGTTCTTAATCCAGGGTTGTTCTGTAATGTTGACTAGCTGCTGATGAATTCAATGCATTGTTATACATCAAAGCATTTTTAAGGTCTCGTTTAAAACAGCTTTGAAGTCAGACAAATAGTTGGCTATGAAACATGTGTCTACAGATTCAGACGtacactttttttttggggggggggaggggttggtaGATCAGAAATTACAATCCATCACCATCTTGGACCTGCTCCCCAAATGTCTCATAGGGAATGAGTTTAGAGCAATTATCAGAAGAGGGGAACCAACGGCTGCTGGTCTGAGACCACGGCCCAGAGCGACGGCTAGACGCTATTGTCATGCATGCGTCTTTTGTCCAATGAAGTGGCGGCGATGAGGGAAGAAAgccccttcatcatcatcattcatgGTTCCCACGCTACCCGCCGGCAGCCAAGGGGAAGAGAGGAACCCAGGAGACCCAAGACCAGACACGAGATGGGAAAATACTAGTAAATACTTTATTTAagtcacacaaaaataaaaacaaatcataCAAAACGTCACAAATGTGTTTTCagccaaaagcacacacacactcgcacacacacaccatgcacttAAAAAAACGCTTAAATTGATGTAAAAGTGTTTATTTTCCCGTCACAGTTTAGCACGATTTAACTAACATTCCGTCTCAGTCAAGAGAAAAATCACACAGAAACGAATCTAACAGAACACGCAAATGTACCGCAAAATGATATCCAGTAGCatttcaaaataacaaaaaggtTATTTGCTgcagtataaatatataaataaaccattTCCTCCATTTTTAAATCCATATCAGACGTTAACCGATTCATAAGAAAAAAATTCTGTTTAGGGAGTGTGTTGCAATACACATTTAAAAGTAAAACGTGTGCCATTCAAAAACGTAAAAAGGTAGCAAAACAACGCATCAAATAAGCTGAGCGAATGGGTTTAAGGAGACCAAAACACTTGAGACCTTTCATTCCAAAACGATATGAAACAGAAAGGACGGTGGTAACCCACATCATTTAGAATCCCTGAGATCCCAGGCACTTAAGAAGTCAAAGAGTGAACCCTTGCATTGGACAGGCCCATTTGCTTCATAATACTTTTGTTATTAGGCAAAAAATGATATTTAGTAGCTTGGATTAATAGGACAGCCACATCCACCATTTCGATCAGACTCCTGCTGTGGTCTGCTGTGTGTGACGGCGCAAGCTGTGACTGAAGCTGATGGCTGCTTCGTGATTAGTGTGGTACGGCAATACAACCTAAACTAAAAGCTTTCGAGCACTCATGAAATCGGTGTCATATCGGGACACGAAATCCCTCAAAAATAGACTTTTAAAATGTACAAAGGAGGCAAAGTAGGACATCTTACTTTGCCACACGCTAAATCTCTATGCAGCATCTAACGGTTAGCGGTCGGCTAACACTGGCATAGGAACATCTGAAACATAAACATGCCGCTCCATAGCAGCGGAAACGACCTTTTCTCTATGGTTAATCCTCGCTGGTGGACCCAGGGGCTGAAGGGAAACCAAAAGCCAATGTGTCCGGGACATGCcaacgacgcacacacacacacacacacacgtgctccaGAGGGGCGTGTCTTCCAGGAGGCATGTCCTCTAGTGGGGGCGTGTCCTCCGGGGGGTGTGGCCCTCAGGGGGTGGGCGTGGCTCCTCAGTTCTGCATGAGGTACTGGTGGAAGTAGATGCCGAACAGGGAGCTGATGACCTGGCAGGCGGCCGTCCACCAGGTGAGGAAGGCGAAGAAGCCCCTGAAGAAGAGGGGCGTGAGCACCGTGCGCAGCGCGGCGAAGGCCTCCGTCAGCCGGGCCACCGTGGCCTGGATGTCCTCCTCCGGGTCCTCGGCCccgtcctcgtcgtcctccagGCCCACCACCGGCAGcacgggggcgggggtggggatGAAGAGGGCGGGGGTGACCCCGGGGGTCTGGTCGGGGTACAGCCCCCAGGAGAACTCGcctaggggaggggaggggggaaccGACCAGATCAAGGGTTGGTTCAGGTAGAAAGGGCTTCGTAGGGTTGAGTACTTGAGACCTTCACAATACACGTTCGGTATGTACGCTTTGATAAGAGATTACGAGTAAAGCTCCGACATCTTTGATAGGGGAGGGCTTTAAAATGCACGTGCCCGCTATAATATTCTATCTTCCCTCATTTACTAATATTCACAAACGACAATTTTCCGAAATACAATATTTCCACGTCATCGATATCAGACCGTCATGCGACAGTCTGATGGTTCGGTGTGAGGGGCTTGGGGAGGGGAGCGGTCGGTCTTACCCAGGGCCTTGAAGGCCAGCGTGGAGAAGAGTATGATCAGGATGGGGATGAGGTACTGCAGGGTGACCACCGTCAGGTAGCAGGACACGCGGGTCACCTGAGAGCAAACGCAATCGTTCGGGTCacttttatgatttttttttcccccgtCTGGATCGATCGGTCgcccagcctacccagtggactgtagcaaacactGCTTATCtttccatcatacatctaggtggacacacccactcatGACGTCACTAAGGCATAGGGAAGGGGAGACTTTCAAACGTCTTATCGCACTCACGCCCGGTGGCGTGATCGCACCCCCTTTGCGTCAACACAGGGACGGCCGCTACTGACCTTCCTCTGGATGTCGATGGTGGCGATGCGGCCCGCCTCCTTCTTCATCTGCTCCACCCACTTCTGGGCCAGGTTGAGGTAGGCCTGCAGGTGGTAGCGAGTCAGCAGCAGGCGAATCACACACAGAGTCACGATGACCCACAGACGCACGCTGTCGAAGGCCTCACTGGacaccctgagagagagagagagagaggggcgacaGGACACAAGATCAGCTCGAGCTGCACAGGATAGTCTCTCCTGGTTAGGCATTAAACTTTTAGCAAAGGCCCAAACAGGGACAGGGGTTGCTAATTAGTCTTGACCCTAAACCTGTATTAATGGCATCTATTTTATAATTCATGTGAAACaatgtacaatgtatttgttcCTGCTCAATAAAACTTCTAAACTAAAACGCACGGTTAGTACGATCATGCCAACGATGCTGTTGAATGAACATGGTTGATCCTCGCCAGCAGAGGCTTAACAGTGGGTCCTGTATGTGTGATGACTTACAGTGTGATGGACGTCTTCCCCATCGGTGCGTTGGCCAGGAAGTCTCTGGCGATGGGTTTGATCCACAGGAGCACTATGATCACAGGCGACAGGAATCCTATATGCAAACACATCCTATAGGAAGTAATGGGGATGTTAGATAGGAGATGTAACACAATGCGGCATTCAGTAATTTCATGCAGAAATGCAGACGCAAAAAAAGttaattattttcttaaatCTGATTTAAGCACCCTAACGATGTGCTCTCATCAACCATGGGGATATCAGGGCTACTTATTATTCTACCATTATGATTTTCAGATTTAGGGTGAGGAAAACAAAAAGTTTGACTCTTTAGTTTTAATTAAGTTTCAATTCCGTGTTGCTCATTTCCAAATCAGAAGTGCTTTAATCCTGAGACCATCAGAACGCAGTGCCACTTGAGTAAACAGTAAACTGCTGGT
Coding sequences within:
- the mef2b gene encoding myocyte-specific enhancer factor 2B translates to MGRKKIQISRILDQRNRQVTFTKRKFGLMKKAYELSVLCDCEIALIIFNSTNRLFQYASTDMDKVLLKYTEYSEPHESRTNTDILETLRRKGLGLEAAELESEESVQAASVGAEKYPLSEGMDLSVSRQRYFSPSLLTQESQFLLSGGCENGFSNASSMGLSHRPQDFKPLGPRPTSAGPAGPHPHTTFMAPQPGGGYSHVFSHGNLQARPREAKSPPVQVHLGEGARGDGGGGGLGHMGGARTNLSSSRGFLYQGLHAGNSMVSMGKAGLLSHSLGAYGLPSPGHSAMQTEYHSPSGFPHPASMQRGTLHGWQSMQQPLQESTGLHVSPGLSDGGCYFPSQNSVQTSPPMLSLNLSIKSERTSPEHSSSSPTSPALQHHFGQPSPAGGSACHSPPEAYGAGDGKEFPRGGYPEVGRQLGDEGKEMPFPRQLVTTDGWPR